CATCGACGGCGAGGTGCGCGCCCTCATCGAGGCCGCGCACGACGAGGCGTGGGAGATCCTCGTGGAGTACCGCGGGGTGCTCGACCAGCTCGTGCTCGAGCTGATCGAGAAGGAGACCCTCTCCAAGGAGGACATGGCCCGCATCTGCGCGCCGGTCACCAAGCGTCCCTCGCTGGCCCCCTACAACGGCTTCGGCAAGCGGACGCCGTCGGACCAGCCGCCGGTGCTGACCCCGGCCGAGGCCGCCGCGCAGTCCAACGGCCACGGCGCCAACGGGAACGGCAGCGGCAGCAGCCTGGTCAAGGGCGGCAGCACCGCGGTCGGTGACGTCGGCGCACCCGTCCAGAGATGAGCGGGCCGGCGGGCGCAGCGGCCTCGCCGGCGCTGCCGGGCGGCGCCGGCGAGGCGGCGGCGTGAGCCAGCTCGCCGAGGAACCGGAGGACGAGGTCCGCGCCGACCCGTCGAGGATCGACACGGCGCGGGCGGCGGCCGCCGTCCGTGAGCTGCTGCTCGCGGTGGGGGAGGACCCCGACCGTCCCGGCCTGCAGGACACCCCGGGCCGGGTGGCCCGCGCCTACGCCGAGACCTTCGCCGGGCTCTGGCAGGACCCGGCCGAGACCCTGGCGACGGTCTTCGACGAGGACCACGACGAGATGGTCCTGGTCAAGGACATCCCGATGTACTCGACCTGCGAGCACCACCTGGTGCCCTTCCACGGCGTCGCGCACGTGGGCTACGTCCCGGGCGAGGACGGCCGGGTGACCGGCCTGTCGAAGCTGGCCCGGCTGGTCGACGTCTTCGCCCGCCGCCCGCAGGTGCAGGAGCGGATGACCCGGCAGATCGCCGACGCCCTCTCCGACGTCCTCAAGCCCCGCGGCGTCATCGTGGTCATCGAGGCCGAGCACCTGTGCATGGCGATGCGCGGCATCCGCAAGCCCGGCTCGACGACGGTCACCTCCGCCGTCCGCGGTGTCTTCCGCGACCACGCGGCCACCCGCGCCGAGGCGATGAGCCTCGTCCTGGGCCGGTGACCGCGGCCGGCGCCGCGCTGCTGCACCCGGGGCGGTGCGTGGTCATGGGCGTCCTCAACGTCACGCCCGACTCGTTCTCCGACGGCGGCTGCTTCGCCGACCCCGAGGTGGCGGTCGCCCACGGCCTGGCCATGGCCGCCGCCGGCGCCGACTACGTCGACGTCGGCGGGGAGTCCACCCGCCCCGGCGCCGACCGGATCGACGCCGACGAGGAGCGCCGCCGCGTCGTGCCGGTGGTGCGCGAGCTGACCGCCGCCGGCGTGCGGGTCAGCGTGGACACCACCCGCACCGAGGTCGCCGAGGCCGCGCTGGCCGCCGGGGCCGTGCTGGTCAACGACATCAGCGGCGGGCTGGCCGACGCCGGGATGGCCGCGCTGGTGGCCGACGCCGGCGTCCCGTGGGTGCTCATGCACTGGCGCGGCCACAGCCGGGAGATGTACGCGCGGGCCGGTTACGGCGACGTCGTCGCCGAGGTGTGCGCCGAGCTCTCCGCCCGGGTCGACGCCGCGCTGTCGGCCGGGGTCGACCCCGGCCGGCTCGTGCTCGACCCGGGGCTGGGCTTCGCCAAGCAGGCCGCGCACAACTGGGCGCTGCTCGCGGCGCTGCCCCGGGTGGTCGCGCTCGGCCTGCCGGTGCTGGTCGGTGCCTCCCGCAAGTCCTTCCTCGGCCGGCTGCTCGCCGGCGCCGACGGCGCGCTGCGACCGGCCGAGGGACGCGACGCCGCGACCCTGGCCACCACCGTCCTCGCCGCGGAGGCCGGCGCGTGGGGTGTGCGGGTGCACGACGCCGCCGCCTCGGCCGACGCCGTCCGCACCGTGGCCGCCGTGCAGCGCGCCCGCGAGGAGGTCCGTCGTGACTGACCGCGCGCCGGACCGGATCGCCGTCCGCGGGTTGACGGCACACGCCCACCACGGCGTCCACGGCTTCGAGCGGGAGAACGGGCAGACGTTCACCGTCGACGCCGTCCTCGAGGTCGACACCGCGCCCGCCGCCGCCACCGACGACCTCGCGCTGACGGTGGACTACGCCGAGCTGGCCCAGCGGCTGCACGCCGTCCTCACCGGCGAGCCGGTCGACCTGCTCGAGACGCTGTGCCGGCGGCTGGCCGACGTCTGCCTCGCCGACCCGCTCGTGCAGGCCGCGGAGATCACCGTGCACAAGCCGCAGGCCGAGCTCGGCGTCCCGTTCGACGACGTCACCGTCACCATCCGCAGGCAGCGGCCGTGAGCCGCGCGGTCCTGTCCCTGGGCGCGAACCTCGGCGACCGCGCCCGCGCGCTGCGCACCGCGATCGAGGCGCTCGGGGCCGACGGTCTGGTGGCCCGCTCGACGCTGTACGAGACGCCGCCGTGGGGCCCCGTCGAGCAGCCGCCCTACCTCAACGCGGTCGTCGTCGTCCGCGGGGAGCGCGACGCCGCCGGCTGGCTGGCCCGCGCGCAGGAGCTGGAGCAGGCCGCCGGCCGCACCCGCGAGGTGCGCTGGGGCGCCCGCACGCTGGACGTCGACGTCGTCACGGTCACCGGCGACGACGGCGCCCCGGTGCTCTCCGACGACCCCGCGCTGACCCTGCCGCACCCCCGGGCGCACGAGCGGGCCTTCGTCCTCCTGCCGTGGCTGTCCCTGGAGCCCACCGCGGTCCTGCCCGGGCACGGCCGGGTGGCCGACCTGGTCGCGGCGCTGCCGGCCGACGACGTCGCCGCGGTCGTCAGGTGGGAGCACCTGCATTGAGGCCGGTCAACCGGCGCGACCTGGTCGTCGTGGCAGCCGGGCTGGCGCTGGCCGCCTGGCTGGTCGTGCGCGCCACCTACGGCGACCTGCCGTCGCTGCGCTGGTGGCTGCCGGTGCCGCTGGGCGTGCTCGCCGTCGCCGAGGCCCTCGGCGCCCGCACGCTGCGCGCCCGGCTGGCCGCCGAGCGCGACGCCCGCCGCGGCAGCCGCGAGGGGCGCCCCGCCGAGGCGGCGGCGCCCCTGGTCCGGCGCGTCGAGCCGATGGTGGTGGCCCGCCTGGCGGTGCTCGCCCAGGCCAGCGCCTTCGTCGGCGCGGTCTTCACCGGCGTCTGGGCCGGGGTGCTGCTGCACGTCGCACCCGCGGTGTCGCGCCTGCAGGCCGCCTCCGGCGACACGGTCACCGCGGTGCTGGGCGTGGTCCTCGCGGTGGGTCTGACCGCCGCGGCGCTGTGGCTGGAGTCGATCTGCCGGGTGCCGCCGCAGCGCGACGACGACCGGCCCGAGGGCGGCGTCCGCGCCTAGGGACGGCTCCAGGCGGGGACCGCGGCGCCGGCGGTCTCCGGCACCGTGCCCTCCACCGAGCGGCGCAGCGCCGCGTGCAGCGACTCGGGCGTGAGCACCCCGAGGAAGACGTCGCCGTCGAGCACCGCGACCCAGCCGGCCTCGTGCTGCAGCATCGTGGCGAACGCCGTCTTCAGCGTGGCGTCCACCGGCACCCAGGCCTCCATGCGGTGCGCCGCCGACCCCACGGTGCCCGGGCCGGAGGCCCGCTCGGCCGACAGCCACCCGTGCAGCCGGCCGTCGCCGTCGAGGACGACCGCCCAGCGGGCGCCGGCGGCCTGCAGCGAGGCGCGCGCGTCGGCCAGCCCGTCGGCGACGTGCACCACCGGCGGCCGCTCGAGGTCGTCGACCTCGATGGCGGTGACCGCCAGCCGCTTGAGGCCCCGGTCGGCGCCCACGAAGTCGGCGACGAACGCGTTGGCCGGCCGGCCCAGCAGCTCGGCGGGCGGCGCGAACTGCTCGACCCGCCCGCCGGTGCTCATCACCGCGATCCGGTCGCCGAGGCGCACGGCCTCCTCGATGTCGTGGGTGACGAAGACGATGGTCTTGCGGACGGTCTCCTGCAGCCGGAGGAACTCCGCCTGCAGCCGCTCGCGGACCACCGGGTCGACGGCGGAGAACGGCTCGTCCATGAGCAGGACGGCGGGGTCGGCGGCCAGCGCCCGCGCCACCCCGGCCCGCTGCCGCTGGCCGCCGGAGAGCTGGGCGGGGTAGCGGTCGCCGTGGACGGCGGGGTCGAGGCCGACGGTGGCCAGCAGGTCGTCGACGCGGGCGCGGATCCGGCGCCGGTCCCAGCCCAGCAGCCGCGGCACGGTGGCCACGTTGGCGCGCACCGTCTGGTGGGGGAACAGGCCCACGTTCTGGATGACGTAGCCGATGCGGCGGCGCAGCCGGTCGGCGTCGACCCGGGTGACGTCCTCGCCGCCGAGCAGGATCCGCCCGGTCGTCGGCTCGATGACCCGGTTGATCATCTTCATGGTCGTCGTCTTGCCGCAGCCCGAGGGTCCGACCAGGACGCTGAGCTCGCCGGCGGCGAAGGTCAGGTCGAGCCGCTCGACGCCGACCGTGCCGTCGGCGTAGGTCTTGCTGACCCCCTCGAGCCGGATCTCCTGCGCGGTGCCGTCCGCGCCGCCTTCGGCAGTAGCGTCCACCGGGTGACCTCCCTGGGTGCGCGTCCGCTGCAGGACGCGGTGAGCGACCCCGCGGTGGGGGTGCTCGCGGTCGACGAGGCCCCGAACCCGTGGTTCCGGCCGTCGTACGTGCGCGACAACTGGGACACCATCCTGGCCTACGCCGGCGAGCACGTCCGGCTCACCGTGGCCGCCGTCGTCATCGGGGCCGCGCTCGCGCTCCCGCTGGCGCTGGCCGCCCGGCGCAGCCGGCTCCTCTCGGCGCCGGTGCTGGGGTTGTCGACGGTCGTGTACACGATCCCCTCGCTGGCGATGTTCGCGCTGCTGGTGCCCTTCACCGGGCTGTCCTCGACGACGGTGCTGGTCGGGCTGGTCGCCTACTCGCTGGTCATCCTGGTGCGCAACTTCCTGGCCGGGTTGCAGGGCGTGCCCGACGACGTCCGCGAGGCCGCCCGCGGCATGGGGCTGTCGGGGGCACAGACGTTCTGGCGCGTGGACCTGCCACTGGCGCTGCCGGCGTTCATGGCCGGGCTGCGGATCGCCACGGTGTCCACCGTCGCGCTCACCACGGTCGGCGTCCTGGTCGGCCACGGCGGGCTGGGACAGCTGATCACCGGCGGGTTCGCGGCCAACTTCTACCGCGCCGAGATCGTCACCGGCGCGGTCGGCTGCGTGCTGCTCGCGCTCGCCGCCGACCTGCTGCTGGCCGGCGTCGAGCGGCTGCTCACGCCCTGGGCGCGGGCGGCGCG
This region of Geodermatophilus bullaregiensis genomic DNA includes:
- the folE gene encoding GTP cyclohydrolase I FolE, whose protein sequence is MSQLAEEPEDEVRADPSRIDTARAAAAVRELLLAVGEDPDRPGLQDTPGRVARAYAETFAGLWQDPAETLATVFDEDHDEMVLVKDIPMYSTCEHHLVPFHGVAHVGYVPGEDGRVTGLSKLARLVDVFARRPQVQERMTRQIADALSDVLKPRGVIVVIEAEHLCMAMRGIRKPGSTTVTSAVRGVFRDHAATRAEAMSLVLGR
- the folP gene encoding dihydropteroate synthase; this translates as MTAAGAALLHPGRCVVMGVLNVTPDSFSDGGCFADPEVAVAHGLAMAAAGADYVDVGGESTRPGADRIDADEERRRVVPVVRELTAAGVRVSVDTTRTEVAEAALAAGAVLVNDISGGLADAGMAALVADAGVPWVLMHWRGHSREMYARAGYGDVVAEVCAELSARVDAALSAGVDPGRLVLDPGLGFAKQAAHNWALLAALPRVVALGLPVLVGASRKSFLGRLLAGADGALRPAEGRDAATLATTVLAAEAGAWGVRVHDAAASADAVRTVAAVQRAREEVRRD
- the folB gene encoding dihydroneopterin aldolase; the encoded protein is MTDRAPDRIAVRGLTAHAHHGVHGFERENGQTFTVDAVLEVDTAPAAATDDLALTVDYAELAQRLHAVLTGEPVDLLETLCRRLADVCLADPLVQAAEITVHKPQAELGVPFDDVTVTIRRQRP
- the folK gene encoding 2-amino-4-hydroxy-6-hydroxymethyldihydropteridine diphosphokinase; protein product: MSRAVLSLGANLGDRARALRTAIEALGADGLVARSTLYETPPWGPVEQPPYLNAVVVVRGERDAAGWLARAQELEQAAGRTREVRWGARTLDVDVVTVTGDDGAPVLSDDPALTLPHPRAHERAFVLLPWLSLEPTAVLPGHGRVADLVAALPADDVAAVVRWEHLH
- a CDS encoding DUF3180 domain-containing protein, translating into MGAPALRPVNRRDLVVVAAGLALAAWLVVRATYGDLPSLRWWLPVPLGVLAVAEALGARTLRARLAAERDARRGSREGRPAEAAAPLVRRVEPMVVARLAVLAQASAFVGAVFTGVWAGVLLHVAPAVSRLQAASGDTVTAVLGVVLAVGLTAAALWLESICRVPPQRDDDRPEGGVRA
- a CDS encoding ABC transporter ATP-binding protein; this encodes MDATAEGGADGTAQEIRLEGVSKTYADGTVGVERLDLTFAAGELSVLVGPSGCGKTTTMKMINRVIEPTTGRILLGGEDVTRVDADRLRRRIGYVIQNVGLFPHQTVRANVATVPRLLGWDRRRIRARVDDLLATVGLDPAVHGDRYPAQLSGGQRQRAGVARALAADPAVLLMDEPFSAVDPVVRERLQAEFLRLQETVRKTIVFVTHDIEEAVRLGDRIAVMSTGGRVEQFAPPAELLGRPANAFVADFVGADRGLKRLAVTAIEVDDLERPPVVHVADGLADARASLQAAGARWAVVLDGDGRLHGWLSAERASGPGTVGSAAHRMEAWVPVDATLKTAFATMLQHEAGWVAVLDGDVFLGVLTPESLHAALRRSVEGTVPETAGAAVPAWSRP
- a CDS encoding ABC transporter permease → MTSLGARPLQDAVSDPAVGVLAVDEAPNPWFRPSYVRDNWDTILAYAGEHVRLTVAAVVIGAALALPLALAARRSRLLSAPVLGLSTVVYTIPSLAMFALLVPFTGLSSTTVLVGLVAYSLVILVRNFLAGLQGVPDDVREAARGMGLSGAQTFWRVDLPLALPAFMAGLRIATVSTVALTTVGVLVGHGGLGQLITGGFAANFYRAEIVTGAVGCVLLALAADLLLAGVERLLTPWARAARA